One Azospirillum sp. TSA2s genomic region harbors:
- a CDS encoding ABC transporter ATP-binding protein codes for MASDPTAPEPLIAVERLSRRYRMGPQTVHALDDVTVTIRRGEFVAVMGPSGSGKSTFMNLLGCLDRPDAGRYRLDGQEVAGLSTDALAAVRNRSIGFVFQSFNLLPRQTALANVMLPMVYAGVGHAQRVERALAALDSVGLRERARHRPPQLSGGQQQRVAIARALVNDPLLLLADEPTGALDTATSLEIIGLFQRLNRRGITIVLVTHEPEVARFAARVLQFRDGRLIDDLRQEPEIAA; via the coding sequence TTGGCTTCTGATCCAACGGCACCCGAACCCCTGATCGCTGTCGAACGCCTCAGCCGCCGCTATCGCATGGGGCCGCAGACCGTCCACGCGTTGGACGACGTGACCGTCACCATCCGCCGGGGCGAGTTCGTGGCGGTGATGGGACCGTCGGGGTCCGGCAAATCCACCTTCATGAACCTACTGGGCTGCCTGGACCGCCCCGATGCCGGACGGTACCGGCTGGATGGGCAGGAGGTCGCCGGCCTGTCCACCGACGCGCTGGCGGCGGTGCGGAACCGCAGCATCGGGTTCGTCTTCCAGTCCTTCAACCTGCTGCCGCGCCAGACCGCGCTCGCCAACGTCATGCTGCCGATGGTCTATGCCGGCGTCGGCCATGCCCAGCGGGTGGAGCGGGCGCTGGCGGCGCTCGATTCGGTAGGGCTGCGGGAACGGGCAAGGCACCGGCCGCCCCAGCTTTCCGGCGGGCAGCAGCAACGCGTCGCCATCGCCCGCGCCTTGGTCAACGATCCGCTGCTGCTGCTTGCCGACGAACCCACCGGCGCGCTCGACACCGCGACCAGCCTGGAGATCATCGGCCTTTTCCAGCGGCTGAACCGCCGCGGCATCACCATCGTCCTGGTGACGCACGAGCCGGAGGTGGCGCGCTTTGCCGCCCGCGTCCTGCAGTTCCGCGATGGCCGCCTGATCGACGATCTGCGTCAGGAACCGGAGATCGCGGCATGA
- a CDS encoding lytic transglycosylase domain-containing protein — translation MRTLSLPAALGKSARISVFAGLLTLFAALPGALPAAALSPQDIAIYREAFKLADDERLAEALAAASRAQDPLPAKVLRWIALANPGGGSFSDIAAFIRDNPDWPNMAALRRQAEMAMPDIPPAEVVEWFRQSPPLTNDGFVRYADALIATGSVERATTLIRKQWADATFTADEEATFLAHYTPYLRQQDHKARIDRLLWARQEAPVRRMLPFFDEAYDTLIEARIALDGDRAGADAALARVPPSLLNDPGLMFDRARYLRRKGDDAGALEIIAQAGADMGRPQSWWSERHLLARRAMERGDYNLAYRLVSANGMSDGSAFADAEFLSGFLALRFLDKPSEAFAHFHKLYRSVSAPISKARGAYWCGRAAEALGQTGPAREWYAKAATYSTTFYGQLAFRHVSGGAVTLPTPPSVSSAETAAFNKREVVRVARLLAEIGGNAADQVTGFVRRISLDAKTPADYVLAARLASDVGRRDLAVAAAKDAAQNDVFLVEAGYPMIDARPSAPELALVHGIIRQESTFNPTIVSSAGARGLMQLMPTTAQLVAGKLGLKHTNARLTSDPGYNVTLGSAYLAELIDRFNGSWVLAIAGYNAGPNRVRQWLQTYGDPRTESVDVVDWIELIPISETRNYVQRVLEAVQVYRARLNGDRAEPNLDKDLRR, via the coding sequence TTGCGCACATTATCCCTCCCCGCCGCCCTCGGCAAGAGCGCCCGGATCTCTGTTTTCGCGGGTCTCCTCACCCTTTTCGCGGCGCTTCCCGGCGCCCTTCCCGCCGCGGCGCTGAGCCCGCAGGACATCGCCATCTATCGCGAGGCTTTCAAGCTCGCCGATGACGAACGGCTGGCCGAGGCATTGGCCGCGGCGTCCCGCGCGCAGGATCCGTTACCGGCGAAGGTTCTGCGCTGGATCGCACTGGCCAATCCCGGAGGCGGCAGCTTCAGCGACATCGCCGCCTTCATCCGGGACAATCCGGACTGGCCGAACATGGCGGCGCTGCGCCGTCAGGCGGAAATGGCGATGCCCGACATCCCGCCGGCCGAGGTGGTGGAATGGTTCCGCCAGAGCCCGCCTCTGACAAACGACGGCTTCGTCCGCTATGCCGACGCGCTGATCGCCACCGGCAGCGTGGAGCGCGCGACCACCCTGATCCGCAAGCAGTGGGCCGACGCCACCTTCACCGCCGACGAGGAGGCGACCTTCCTCGCCCACTACACGCCTTATCTGCGCCAGCAGGACCACAAGGCGCGCATCGACCGGCTGCTGTGGGCCCGGCAGGAAGCGCCGGTGCGGCGGATGCTGCCCTTCTTCGACGAGGCCTATGACACGCTGATCGAGGCGCGTATCGCGCTGGACGGCGACCGAGCGGGGGCCGATGCGGCCTTGGCGCGCGTGCCGCCCAGCCTTCTGAACGATCCTGGGCTGATGTTCGACCGCGCCCGCTACCTGCGGCGCAAGGGCGACGATGCCGGCGCGCTGGAGATCATCGCCCAGGCCGGCGCCGACATGGGCCGCCCGCAGTCCTGGTGGTCGGAGCGCCATCTGCTGGCTCGCCGCGCGATGGAGCGGGGCGACTACAACCTCGCCTACCGTCTGGTCAGCGCCAACGGCATGAGCGACGGCAGCGCCTTCGCCGATGCGGAGTTCCTGTCGGGATTCCTGGCCCTGCGCTTCCTCGACAAGCCGTCGGAAGCCTTCGCCCATTTCCACAAGCTGTACCGGTCGGTCAGCGCGCCGATCAGCAAGGCGCGCGGTGCCTATTGGTGCGGACGCGCAGCCGAGGCGTTGGGCCAGACCGGCCCGGCGCGGGAGTGGTATGCCAAGGCCGCGACCTACTCCACCACCTTCTATGGTCAGCTGGCCTTCCGCCATGTTTCCGGCGGCGCGGTCACCCTGCCCACCCCGCCGTCGGTCTCCAGCGCCGAGACGGCGGCCTTCAACAAGCGGGAGGTGGTGCGCGTCGCCCGCCTGTTGGCGGAGATCGGCGGGAACGCCGCCGATCAGGTGACCGGCTTCGTCCGCCGCATCAGCCTGGATGCCAAGACGCCCGCCGACTATGTGCTGGCCGCGAGGCTGGCGAGCGATGTCGGCCGTCGCGACCTGGCCGTGGCCGCCGCGAAGGATGCCGCCCAGAACGACGTGTTCCTGGTCGAGGCCGGCTATCCGATGATCGACGCCCGTCCGTCGGCACCGGAACTGGCGCTGGTTCACGGCATCATCCGGCAGGAAAGCACCTTCAACCCGACCATCGTGTCGTCCGCCGGCGCGCGCGGGCTGATGCAGCTGATGCCGACGACGGCGCAGCTGGTGGCGGGAAAGCTGGGGCTGAAGCACACGAACGCGCGGCTGACGTCGGACCCCGGCTATAACGTCACGCTGGGCTCTGCCTATCTGGCTGAGCTGATCGATCGCTTCAACGGCTCCTGGGTGCTGGCCATCGCCGGCTACAACGCCGGTCCGAACCGTGTCCGCCAATGGCTGCAGACCTATGGCGATCCGCGCACCGAATCCGTCGACGTGGTCGATTGGATCGAGCTGATCCCGATCTCAGAAACCCGCAACTATGTCCAGCGCGTGCTGGAAGCCGTCCAGGTCTATCGCGCCCGCCTGAACGGCGACCGGGCGGAACCGAACCTGGATAAGGATCTGCGGCGGTAG
- a CDS encoding MATE family efflux transporter, which yields MSTATLPAPEPLRARLAAHIGELLRLAAPVIVSRAGLMVMMAVDTAIVGRFSAQELAYYGLAHLPGNIMVGTGVGLLMGTVMVTAHAFGAGGDVECGRAWRRSVPYALLLGVLFALISLLGDPLFQAGGQTPEMAAGGAHVLAVLGLGAPGMMLYITTGFFLEGIKRPLPGMVAMVIGNLVNAALAWALVWGHIGLEPLGAVGSAWATSIVRWSMGLGLVAYVWWMHDHDRWQIRLPVSGWWSGAARQRHLGYAAGLSIGVESGAFAALGLFAGMISPLALGAYTVGLNLTALPFMAAVGLASATAVRVGVAYGRGDRSDMALAGWTGLGVTSAILACVGVLYRSLPDALGAIYTNNPELLEAVAPLIAFTAWILIADGGQTVMANALRGRHDAWIPTALHFFSYAVVMIPVSAFLVFGLGHGAHGLFEGILIASLVSVTILSLRFAHLSRR from the coding sequence ATGAGCACCGCCACCCTGCCCGCCCCCGAGCCGTTGCGCGCGCGTCTTGCCGCCCACATCGGCGAGCTGTTGCGGCTGGCGGCACCGGTCATCGTCTCCCGCGCCGGGCTGATGGTGATGATGGCGGTCGATACCGCGATCGTCGGCCGCTTCTCGGCGCAGGAGCTGGCCTATTACGGGCTGGCGCACCTGCCGGGCAACATCATGGTCGGCACCGGCGTCGGGCTGCTGATGGGGACGGTGATGGTCACCGCCCATGCCTTCGGCGCCGGCGGCGACGTGGAGTGCGGCCGGGCATGGCGGCGGTCGGTCCCCTATGCCTTGCTGCTGGGCGTGCTGTTCGCACTGATCTCACTGCTGGGCGACCCGCTGTTCCAGGCCGGCGGCCAGACCCCGGAGATGGCGGCGGGCGGCGCCCATGTGCTGGCGGTGCTGGGGCTGGGGGCGCCGGGCATGATGCTCTACATCACCACCGGCTTCTTCCTGGAGGGCATCAAGCGCCCGCTGCCGGGCATGGTCGCCATGGTGATCGGCAATCTCGTCAATGCCGCGCTCGCCTGGGCGCTGGTGTGGGGCCATATCGGGCTGGAGCCGCTGGGCGCCGTCGGCTCCGCCTGGGCGACCAGCATCGTGCGCTGGTCCATGGGGCTGGGGCTGGTCGCCTATGTCTGGTGGATGCACGACCATGACCGCTGGCAGATCCGCCTGCCGGTGTCCGGCTGGTGGAGCGGTGCCGCCCGCCAGCGTCACCTCGGCTATGCCGCCGGGCTCAGCATCGGGGTGGAGAGCGGCGCCTTCGCGGCGCTCGGCCTGTTCGCCGGCATGATCTCGCCGCTGGCGCTGGGCGCCTATACGGTCGGACTGAACCTGACCGCCCTGCCCTTCATGGCGGCGGTCGGTCTGGCGTCGGCCACCGCCGTGCGGGTGGGCGTGGCCTATGGCCGCGGCGACCGCAGCGACATGGCGCTGGCGGGCTGGACCGGCCTCGGCGTCACCAGCGCCATCCTGGCCTGCGTCGGCGTGCTCTATCGCAGCCTGCCCGACGCGCTGGGCGCCATCTACACCAACAACCCGGAACTGCTGGAGGCGGTGGCGCCGCTGATCGCCTTTACCGCCTGGATCCTGATCGCCGACGGCGGCCAGACGGTGATGGCGAACGCGCTGCGCGGCCGGCACGACGCCTGGATTCCCACCGCGCTGCACTTCTTCTCCTACGCGGTGGTGATGATTCCGGTGTCGGCCTTCCTGGTCTTCGGCCTCGGCCACGGCGCCCATGGGCTGTTCGAGGGAATTCTCATCGCCAGTCTGGTGTCGGTCACCATCCTGTCCCTGCGATTCGCACATCTCAGCCGGCGTTGA
- the smpB gene encoding SsrA-binding protein SmpB — MATREEAKKFAAQNRRARFDFFIDDVLEAGIMLTGSEVKSLRGGRASVNEAYAGLKGGELYLFNAYIPEYLQAGRVDQHEPKRPRKLLVRRRELDKLAAGIKQKGVTLVPMSVYFNDRGIAKVEIGLATGKKKHDKRQNEKERSWQRDKARLMRDKG, encoded by the coding sequence TTGGCGACGCGCGAGGAAGCGAAAAAATTCGCGGCGCAGAACCGCCGCGCGCGGTTCGACTTCTTCATCGACGACGTCCTTGAGGCCGGCATCATGCTGACCGGGTCGGAGGTGAAATCGCTGCGCGGCGGTCGCGCCAGTGTGAACGAGGCCTACGCCGGCCTGAAGGGTGGGGAACTGTACCTGTTCAACGCGTACATCCCCGAATATCTCCAGGCCGGCCGCGTCGATCAGCACGAGCCGAAGCGTCCGCGCAAGCTGCTGGTCCGCCGCCGCGAGCTGGACAAGCTCGCGGCCGGCATCAAGCAGAAGGGTGTCACCCTGGTGCCGATGTCGGTCTATTTCAACGACCGCGGCATCGCCAAGGTCGAGATCGGCCTCGCCACCGGCAAGAAGAAGCACGACAAGCGGCAGAACGAGAAGGAACGCAGCTGGCAGCGCGACAAGGCGCGGCTGATGCGCGACAAGGGCTGA
- a CDS encoding ETC complex I subunit, which produces MNVRIYQPSKTAMQSGRAKTHRWMLDYEIETPRRPEPLMGWTSSGDTLNQVRLSFETKEEAIAFAEREGWNYTVQEAPVRRVRPRNYADNFRTDRPRF; this is translated from the coding sequence ATGAACGTCCGGATCTATCAGCCGAGCAAGACGGCCATGCAATCCGGCCGTGCCAAGACTCACCGTTGGATGCTGGATTACGAGATCGAGACGCCGCGCCGTCCGGAACCGCTGATGGGCTGGACCAGCTCCGGCGACACGCTGAACCAGGTGCGCCTGTCCTTCGAAACGAAGGAAGAGGCCATTGCGTTCGCGGAGCGCGAAGGCTGGAACTACACCGTGCAGGAAGCTCCGGTCCGCCGCGTCCGTCCGCGCAACTACGCCGACAACTTCCGCACCGATCGCCCGCGCTTCTGA
- the gyrA gene encoding DNA gyrase subunit A, with the protein MSNTPLPPASDIAPINIEDEMRKSYLDYAMSVIVSRALPDVRDGLKPVHRRILYAMKEGGYDSTKPYKKSARIVGDVMGKYHPHGDSAIYDAMVRMAQDFSMRLPLIDGQGNFGSMDGDPPAAMRYTEARLAKAAEALLDDIDKDTIDFQASYDDSGREPTVVPARFPNLLVNGAGGIAVGMATNIPTHNLGEVIDACCAYIDNPDVTLDELMEHVPGPDFPTGGLILGRSGSRAALQTGRGSVILRAKTHFEEVRKDRTAIVATEIPYQVNKAKLMERIGEVVNDKIIEGISDLRDESDRDGVRVVIELKRDAVPDVVLAQLFRHTQLQTSFGVNMLALNGGRPELMHLQQIIAAFIRFREQVITRRTEFLLGKARERAHTLVGLAVAVANLDAMIQLIRSAPDPVWAREEIMNREWPVHDVGPLIELIDEPGRGVSEQGTYRLSEVQARAILDLRLHRLTGLERDKIGAELTDVTDQIADFLATLANRPKLMGILRDELVEMKERFGNPRRTEIQDLEFEADIEDLIQREDMVVTVSQSGYVKRVPLSTYRAQKRGGKGRSGMSMKAEDAVSDLFVANTHTPLLLFSNRGMVYKLKVYRLPLGNPQARGKAFVNLLPLIDGETITTVLPLPEDEAAWADLHVVFATSKGNVRRNRMSDFANIRSNGLIAMKLEEEGERLIGVHTCSETHDVLLATRGGKCIRFPVDDVRVFAGRTSTGVRGIRLADGDEVVSLSILTHVDATPEERAAFFKMKRDEGLEMEGEAAPEADEVPTDSVTLTQERYEELKQKEQYILTVSDRGYGKRSSSYEYRTAGRGGQGIWNMEMGERNGSIVAAFPVESNHQVMMVTNGGQVIRMPLHDVRVAGRKTLGVTLFRVGADERVVSVATIAEEEGENGVDTGVETGDDANGSVEPTGDAGSSAAPNE; encoded by the coding sequence TTGAGCAATACGCCCCTTCCTCCCGCCTCCGACATCGCGCCGATCAACATCGAAGACGAGATGCGGAAATCGTATCTCGACTACGCGATGAGCGTGATCGTGAGCCGTGCCCTGCCCGACGTCCGCGACGGGCTGAAGCCGGTGCACCGGCGCATCCTCTACGCGATGAAGGAGGGCGGGTACGACTCGACCAAGCCCTATAAGAAGTCGGCGCGCATCGTCGGCGACGTGATGGGTAAATACCACCCGCACGGCGACAGCGCGATCTACGACGCCATGGTCCGCATGGCGCAGGACTTCTCCATGCGCCTGCCGCTGATCGACGGCCAGGGCAATTTCGGCTCGATGGACGGCGATCCGCCCGCGGCGATGCGCTACACCGAGGCGCGTCTGGCCAAGGCGGCGGAAGCGCTGCTGGACGACATCGACAAGGATACCATCGACTTCCAGGCCAGCTACGACGATTCGGGCCGCGAGCCCACCGTCGTCCCGGCCCGCTTCCCGAACCTGCTGGTGAACGGCGCCGGCGGCATCGCCGTCGGCATGGCGACCAACATCCCGACCCACAATCTGGGCGAGGTGATCGACGCCTGCTGCGCCTACATCGACAACCCGGACGTCACGCTCGACGAGCTGATGGAGCATGTGCCCGGCCCCGATTTCCCGACGGGCGGCCTGATCCTCGGCCGGTCGGGCAGCCGGGCGGCGCTGCAGACCGGGCGCGGCTCGGTCATCCTGCGCGCCAAGACCCATTTCGAGGAGGTGCGCAAGGACCGCACCGCCATCGTCGCGACCGAGATTCCCTATCAGGTCAACAAGGCCAAGCTGATGGAACGCATCGGCGAGGTCGTGAACGACAAGATCATCGAGGGCATCTCCGACCTGCGCGACGAATCCGACCGCGACGGCGTGCGCGTGGTGATCGAGCTGAAGCGCGACGCGGTTCCCGACGTCGTGCTGGCCCAGCTGTTCCGCCACACCCAGCTCCAGACCTCCTTCGGCGTCAACATGCTGGCGCTGAACGGCGGCCGTCCGGAGCTGATGCATCTTCAGCAAATCATCGCCGCCTTCATCCGCTTCCGCGAGCAGGTCATCACCCGCCGGACCGAGTTCCTGCTGGGCAAGGCGCGCGAGCGGGCGCACACCTTGGTCGGTCTGGCGGTCGCCGTCGCCAATCTGGATGCGATGATCCAGCTGATCCGCAGCGCCCCCGATCCGGTCTGGGCGCGCGAGGAGATCATGAACCGCGAATGGCCGGTTCACGACGTCGGCCCGCTGATCGAGCTGATCGACGAGCCCGGCCGCGGCGTCAGCGAACAGGGCACCTACCGCCTGTCGGAGGTCCAGGCCCGCGCCATCCTCGACCTGCGTCTGCACCGCCTCACCGGGCTGGAGCGCGACAAGATCGGCGCCGAGCTGACCGACGTCACCGACCAGATCGCCGACTTCCTCGCCACGCTCGCCAACCGGCCGAAGCTGATGGGGATCCTGCGCGACGAGCTGGTGGAGATGAAGGAGCGGTTCGGCAACCCGCGCCGCACCGAAATCCAGGATCTGGAGTTCGAGGCCGACATCGAGGACCTGATCCAGCGCGAGGACATGGTCGTCACCGTCAGCCAGTCCGGGTATGTAAAGCGGGTGCCGCTGTCGACCTACCGCGCGCAGAAACGCGGAGGCAAGGGCCGCTCCGGCATGTCGATGAAGGCGGAGGACGCGGTCAGCGACCTGTTCGTCGCCAACACCCACACGCCGCTGCTGCTCTTCTCGAACCGCGGCATGGTCTACAAGCTGAAGGTCTACCGCCTGCCGCTGGGCAACCCGCAGGCGCGCGGCAAGGCCTTCGTCAACCTGCTGCCGCTGATCGACGGGGAGACCATCACCACCGTCCTGCCGTTGCCGGAGGACGAGGCCGCCTGGGCCGATCTGCACGTCGTCTTCGCCACGTCGAAGGGCAACGTGCGCCGCAACCGGATGTCCGACTTCGCCAACATCCGCTCCAACGGCCTGATCGCCATGAAGCTGGAGGAGGAAGGCGAGCGTCTGATCGGCGTGCACACCTGCTCCGAGACCCACGATGTCCTGCTGGCGACCCGCGGCGGCAAGTGCATCCGCTTCCCCGTGGACGATGTGCGCGTCTTCGCCGGCCGCACCTCCACCGGCGTGCGCGGCATCAGGCTGGCCGACGGTGACGAGGTGGTGTCGCTGTCGATCCTGACCCATGTCGACGCCACGCCCGAGGAGCGCGCCGCCTTCTTCAAGATGAAGCGCGACGAAGGCCTGGAGATGGAGGGCGAGGCCGCTCCGGAAGCGGACGAGGTGCCGACCGACAGCGTCACCCTGACGCAGGAGCGATATGAAGAACTGAAACAGAAGGAGCAGTATATTCTCACCGTCTCCGACCGCGGCTATGGCAAGCGCAGCTCGTCCTACGAGTATCGCACCGCCGGACGCGGGGGCCAGGGCATCTGGAACATGGAGATGGGCGAGCGCAACGGCTCCATCGTTGCCGCCTTCCCGGTCGAATCGAACCATCAGGTGATGATGGTCACCAACGGCGGCCAGGTGATCCGCATGCCGCTGCACGACGTGCGGGTGGCCGGCCGCAAGACGCTGGGTGTCACGCTGTTCCGCGTGGGGGCGGACGAGCGCGTGGTGTCCGTCGCCACCATCGCCGAGGAAGAAGGCGAGAATGGCGTGGATACGGGCGTTGAGACTGGCGATGACGCCAACGGTTCGGTCGAGCCCACCGGTGATGCCGGCAGCTCCGCCGCGCCGAACGAATAA
- the coaD gene encoding pantetheine-phosphate adenylyltransferase — MATSQTETSEGRRIGVYPGTFDPITNGHMDIIQRAARQVDHLIIGVARNAGKGPLYSTDERVAMVREDVAGLNAAGASIEVRAFDNLLMHFAMEVNARVIIRGLRAVSDFEYEFQMAGMNARLNPKVETIFLMSSEKHQFISSRFVKEIGRLGGDIRHFVSPRVAERLAERFALEAGNGTVPTTSQT; from the coding sequence ATGGCGACCAGCCAGACCGAGACCAGCGAAGGTCGTCGAATCGGTGTCTATCCCGGCACCTTCGATCCGATCACCAACGGTCACATGGACATCATCCAGCGCGCCGCCCGTCAGGTCGACCACCTGATCATCGGCGTCGCCCGGAATGCCGGCAAAGGGCCGCTCTACTCCACGGACGAGCGGGTCGCCATGGTTCGCGAGGATGTGGCCGGGCTGAACGCCGCCGGGGCCAGCATCGAGGTGCGGGCGTTCGACAATCTGCTGATGCATTTCGCCATGGAGGTGAATGCCAGGGTCATCATCCGCGGCCTGCGTGCCGTCTCGGACTTCGAATATGAATTCCAGATGGCGGGCATGAACGCGCGGCTGAACCCGAAGGTCGAGACGATCTTCCTGATGTCGTCGGAGAAGCACCAGTTCATCTCCTCCCGCTTCGTGAAGGAGATCGGGCGGCTCGGCGGCGACATCCGCCATTTCGTTTCACCCCGCGTCGCGGAACGGCTGGCCGAACGCTTCGCCCTTGAGGCCGGCAACGGCACGGTGCCGACGACCAGCCAGACCTGA
- a CDS encoding entericidin A/B family lipoprotein: MQHATNRRQRATARAIPFPAREVVILTFLMALAAMLTGCNTVEGAGQDLQSGGRAIERTAE, translated from the coding sequence ATGCAGCACGCCACGAACCGCCGGCAGCGCGCCACCGCCCGCGCCATCCCGTTCCCCGCGCGCGAGGTGGTGATCCTGACCTTCCTGATGGCGCTCGCCGCCATGCTGACCGGCTGCAACACGGTCGAGGGGGCCGGGCAGGACCTCCAGTCCGGCGGCCGGGCGATTGAACGGACGGCCGAGTAA
- the dapA gene encoding 4-hydroxy-tetrahydrodipicolinate synthase, whose amino-acid sequence MFHGSIVALLTPFKGGKVDEKAFQSFVEWQVAQGTHGLVPCGTTGESPTLSHEEHNRVVELCIEAAGGKVPVMAGTGSNSTDEAIALTRHAKQAGAQAALVVTPYYNKPSQEGLYQHFKAIHDAADLPIFIYNIPGRSVVDMSVSTMARLAKLPNIVGVKDATADLSRPSRLLQEVGPDFIQLSGEDATALGFNAQGGVGCISVTANIAPALCSAMQTAWAKGDLKEAFRLRDVLSPLHDSMFVETSPAPVKFAASLLGLGTDEVRLPLVPASETARAAVRGAMTKAGLLS is encoded by the coding sequence ATGTTCCACGGTTCCATCGTCGCCCTTCTGACTCCGTTCAAGGGCGGGAAAGTGGACGAGAAGGCCTTCCAGTCCTTCGTGGAGTGGCAGGTCGCCCAGGGCACCCACGGTCTGGTGCCCTGCGGCACGACCGGCGAGTCGCCGACCCTGTCCCACGAGGAACACAACCGCGTCGTGGAACTGTGCATCGAGGCGGCCGGCGGCAAGGTGCCGGTGATGGCCGGCACCGGTTCCAACTCGACCGACGAGGCGATCGCCCTGACCCGCCATGCCAAGCAGGCGGGCGCGCAGGCGGCGCTCGTGGTCACGCCCTACTACAACAAGCCGTCTCAAGAGGGTCTGTACCAGCATTTCAAGGCGATCCATGACGCGGCGGATTTGCCGATCTTCATTTACAACATTCCCGGCCGCAGTGTCGTGGATATGTCTGTGTCGACGATGGCGCGGCTTGCAAAGCTGCCCAACATCGTCGGTGTGAAGGACGCCACTGCCGACCTGTCCCGTCCGTCGCGCCTGCTGCAGGAGGTCGGTCCCGACTTCATCCAGCTGTCGGGCGAGGACGCCACCGCGCTGGGCTTCAACGCGCAGGGCGGTGTGGGCTGCATCTCCGTCACCGCGAACATCGCACCGGCGCTGTGCTCCGCCATGCAGACCGCCTGGGCCAAGGGCGACCTGAAGGAGGCGTTCCGCCTGCGCGACGTGCTGTCGCCGCTGCACGACTCGATGTTCGTGGAGACCAGCCCGGCCCCGGTTAAGTTCGCCGCCAGCCTGCTGGGCCTCGGCACCGACGAGGTCCGCCTGCCGCTGGTTCCGGCTTCCGAGACCGCCCGCGCCGCCGTGCGCGGAGCCATGACCAAAGCCGGCCTGTTGTCCTAA
- a CDS encoding ABC transporter permease translates to MTAWDALRAALESLRANPLRSALTMLGIVIGVAAVIAMVAVGAGARDQVMRQIASLGTNLILVGQGSIVRSGVKLGAGTASSLTEDDALAVLSEIPDVVVTAPSVRWGLQIVAGNQNWGTILFGITPDYMDARDWTIALGRGLSDEDVAQANKVVVLGQTVVRNLFGGGDPIGEPVRVFSTPLTVVGVLAEKGQNTQGQDQDDVIFVPLSTAKRNIPGMAKSNPRFIHSMAVKMRDGADMAEAQAQIRDLLRQRHRLIPGQDDDFWMRDLSEVSATRDESSRALSFLLAAVAAVSLLVGGIGIMNIMLVSVTERTREIGLRLAIGARRRDILVQFLIESITLSLIGAAVGVALGIGTAVAVAALAGWPTLIRIDSIVLAVVVSGLVGVFFGLYPARRAAGLNPIEALRHE, encoded by the coding sequence ATGACCGCCTGGGACGCCTTGCGCGCGGCGCTCGAGTCCCTGCGGGCGAACCCGCTGCGCAGCGCGCTGACCATGCTGGGTATCGTCATCGGCGTGGCTGCGGTGATCGCCATGGTCGCGGTGGGAGCCGGCGCCCGCGATCAGGTGATGCGCCAGATCGCCAGCCTGGGCACCAACCTGATCCTGGTGGGGCAGGGCAGCATCGTCCGCAGCGGGGTGAAGCTGGGCGCCGGCACCGCATCCTCCCTGACGGAGGACGACGCGCTGGCGGTGCTGTCGGAGATCCCCGACGTGGTGGTGACGGCGCCGTCGGTGCGCTGGGGCCTGCAGATCGTCGCCGGCAACCAGAATTGGGGCACCATTCTGTTCGGCATCACGCCGGATTACATGGACGCCCGCGACTGGACCATCGCGCTGGGACGCGGCCTGTCTGACGAGGATGTGGCACAGGCGAACAAGGTCGTGGTCCTTGGTCAGACGGTGGTGCGCAACCTGTTCGGCGGCGGCGATCCCATCGGAGAGCCGGTGCGGGTGTTCTCCACCCCGCTGACCGTCGTCGGCGTTCTGGCGGAGAAGGGGCAGAACACGCAGGGCCAGGACCAGGACGACGTCATCTTCGTGCCGCTGTCCACCGCCAAGCGCAACATCCCGGGCATGGCGAAGAGCAACCCGCGCTTCATCCATAGCATGGCGGTGAAGATGCGGGACGGCGCCGACATGGCGGAGGCGCAGGCGCAAATCCGCGACCTGCTGCGCCAGCGCCACCGGCTGATTCCCGGCCAGGACGACGATTTCTGGATGCGCGACCTGTCGGAGGTGTCGGCGACCCGCGACGAGTCCTCCCGCGCCCTGTCCTTCCTGCTGGCCGCCGTGGCGGCGGTCTCGCTGCTGGTCGGCGGCATTGGCATCATGAACATCATGCTGGTGTCGGTGACCGAGCGCACGCGCGAGATCGGGCTGCGGCTCGCCATTGGGGCGCGGCGGCGCGACATCCTGGTACAGTTCCTGATCGAATCGATCACCCTGTCACTGATCGGGGCCGCGGTTGGGGTGGCGCTGGGCATCGGCACCGCCGTGGCGGTCGCGGCACTGGCCGGCTGGCCGACGCTGATCCGGATCGACTCGATTGTGCTGGCGGTGGTGGTCAGCGGGCTGGTCGGCGTGTTCTTCGGCCTTTACCCGGCGCGTCGCGCCGCCGGCCTCAACCCCATCGAGGCGCTGCGGCACGAATAG